The Flavobacterium piscisymbiosum genome includes a region encoding these proteins:
- a CDS encoding winged helix-turn-helix transcriptional regulator: MYERKIPLNLNCGLDLIGEVLYGKWKIRLLWFINEGFQRPSELQRKIPDASRRVLNIQLKELEQHELVSKIIYAQMPPTVEYSLTDFGKTLIPIISALGKWGDENEDRLRTSILKQPLSDSDE; this comes from the coding sequence ATGTATGAAAGAAAAATCCCTTTGAACTTAAATTGTGGCTTGGATCTGATTGGAGAAGTGCTTTATGGCAAATGGAAGATCCGCTTGTTATGGTTCATCAACGAAGGTTTTCAGCGCCCAAGCGAACTGCAGCGAAAAATTCCTGATGCTTCCAGAAGAGTTTTAAATATCCAGCTAAAAGAACTCGAACAGCACGAATTAGTATCAAAAATTATCTACGCACAAATGCCTCCCACAGTCGAATACAGCCTAACCGATTTTGGAAAAACACTCATACCTATAATTTCTGCTTTAGGAAAATGGGGAGATGAAAACGAAGACCGCTTAAGAACTTCTATTTTAAAGCAACCTTTAAGTGATAGTGATGAATAA
- a CDS encoding sensor histidine kinase: MKQRINLLIAFSVVALIVLSAVQCYLVKTTYDYKVAQFHTEIKNEIAQISNNYGDIDSVIVSKKEALYKQLSENYIQGKNTKIEVKKYILENEYNDVLTQKIQRKFKRDLPNLKIDFAIVLNKFVLYQNAKKIDTIFSEKPFIRNKLYGNLLSLNKAFLVRNYVGTSSGTFENRDYKLLTEDSMYVSVIDWEMIILRRMTFILILSLLSIVTLITLFVIAIKALIKQKKVNEIKTDFINNITHELKTPLTTLGISTKILERKDIRDNDENFNAIVDTISRQNNRLQNLIDQVMANSLAENGIDLQKEKIETEDFLLTIINDFKITYPKIDIKTNFQTQNTNLILDKFYLTTALLNVLENAVKYGSNTITIKTNLNQNQFSISIEDDGIGISKNKQSLLFEKFYRVEQGNLHNTKGLGLGLYYVDQIIKAHQGSVSMVSDLGKGTQFTILLKV; this comes from the coding sequence ATGAAACAAAGAATCAATTTACTAATAGCCTTTTCTGTCGTTGCTCTGATCGTTTTATCAGCGGTACAATGCTATTTGGTAAAAACTACTTACGATTATAAAGTGGCGCAATTTCATACCGAAATCAAGAATGAAATTGCTCAAATCTCTAATAATTATGGGGATATTGATTCGGTAATTGTTTCTAAAAAAGAAGCTCTTTACAAACAATTATCAGAAAATTATATTCAGGGAAAAAACACCAAAATTGAGGTTAAAAAGTATATTCTCGAAAACGAATACAATGATGTTTTAACTCAAAAGATTCAGCGTAAGTTTAAGAGAGATTTGCCCAACCTAAAAATAGATTTTGCAATTGTACTAAACAAATTTGTACTGTACCAAAACGCCAAAAAAATCGATACTATTTTCTCCGAGAAACCTTTTATTCGAAACAAATTATACGGAAATCTATTATCTTTAAATAAAGCTTTTTTAGTTCGAAATTACGTTGGAACTTCTAGCGGCACTTTCGAAAATAGGGATTACAAGTTATTGACAGAAGATTCGATGTATGTGTCTGTAATCGATTGGGAAATGATTATTTTAAGACGAATGACGTTCATTTTAATTCTGTCTTTACTTTCTATAGTAACCCTTATAACGCTTTTTGTTATTGCTATAAAAGCATTAATCAAGCAAAAAAAAGTAAACGAAATCAAAACCGATTTTATCAATAATATCACGCACGAACTCAAAACGCCTTTGACCACTTTGGGTATTTCGACGAAAATATTAGAAAGAAAAGACATTAGAGATAATGACGAAAATTTTAATGCAATTGTCGACACGATTTCACGCCAGAACAATCGTTTACAAAATTTGATCGATCAGGTTATGGCAAATTCTTTGGCTGAAAACGGAATCGACCTGCAAAAAGAAAAAATAGAAACAGAGGATTTTCTATTAACCATAATCAATGATTTCAAGATTACGTATCCTAAAATCGACATTAAAACCAATTTTCAAACTCAGAACACAAACCTTATTCTGGATAAATTTTACTTGACTACAGCACTTTTAAATGTTCTGGAAAATGCCGTAAAATATGGTTCTAATACTATTACAATAAAAACAAATCTCAACCAAAATCAATTTTCGATTAGTATTGAAGATGATGGAATTGGTATTTCGAAAAACAAACAATCACTTTTATTCGAAAAATTCTATCGCGTAGAACAAGGAAATCTTCATAATACAAAAGGTTTAGGTTTAGGATTGTATTATGTTGATCAAATTATAAAAGCGCATCAGGGCTCTGTGAGCATGGTGAGTGATTTAGGAAAAGGAACTCAGTTTACTATATTATTAAAAGTTTAA
- a CDS encoding saccharopine dehydrogenase, producing the protein MMRKNILVIGGTGLVGKVILRILEARNPDFNLFAGSRQSGKTNKDLIVDVTNPKTFECILQNKIDLIVLCTKDSNNEILQFAIQNKLDYIDITKPTPDLTIAYDLARANNQKINSRIVFSSGWMGGIVGSLVDFMEPDRHKIQETNIFIYYSVKDLAGKSSANFLAENVCKPFIVYKNNQPQHVKHFLNSEKFNFSFGIGKRQVYNLDVPDLFILNQIEKIPTVSVKMTYNSKFVTSLMGCFQSLKIFNIMFLKERQLLFGSSGNGDQTIFEVIIKTQQKTKRISLQSIKGQAELTAFSTVLHIEKMLSETLSGGIYFSHQIHSSKEVYEALNTYSTINLKINE; encoded by the coding sequence ATGATGAGAAAAAATATTTTAGTAATTGGCGGAACCGGCTTAGTAGGTAAAGTCATATTACGAATTCTTGAAGCAAGAAATCCTGACTTTAACCTGTTTGCAGGAAGTCGTCAGTCAGGAAAAACGAACAAAGATTTAATTGTTGATGTTACCAATCCAAAAACGTTTGAATGTATTCTACAGAATAAAATCGACCTGATTGTATTGTGTACAAAAGATAGCAATAATGAAATTTTGCAGTTTGCCATACAAAACAAATTAGACTATATCGATATTACAAAGCCAACACCAGATCTTACTATTGCGTATGATTTAGCCAGGGCAAATAACCAGAAAATAAATAGCCGAATTGTTTTTAGTTCGGGCTGGATGGGCGGTATCGTCGGTAGTCTCGTTGATTTTATGGAGCCTGACAGGCATAAAATTCAGGAAACGAATATTTTTATCTATTATTCTGTAAAAGATTTGGCAGGAAAAAGTTCAGCCAATTTTTTAGCCGAAAACGTATGCAAACCCTTTATTGTTTATAAAAATAACCAGCCACAACATGTAAAGCATTTTTTAAATTCCGAAAAATTTAATTTCTCTTTCGGAATTGGGAAACGTCAGGTTTATAATCTTGATGTTCCGGATTTGTTTATTTTAAATCAGATAGAAAAAATACCAACTGTTTCGGTTAAGATGACCTACAATTCTAAGTTTGTAACCAGTTTGATGGGTTGTTTTCAATCGCTTAAGATTTTTAATATCATGTTTTTAAAAGAAAGACAACTACTTTTTGGTTCAAGCGGAAATGGCGATCAAACCATTTTTGAAGTAATTATAAAAACACAGCAGAAGACAAAAAGAATTAGCTTGCAAAGTATTAAAGGTCAAGCTGAATTAACGGCTTTTTCGACAGTTTTGCATATCGAAAAAATGTTGAGTGAAACTTTATCGGGCGGAATTTACTTTAGTCATCAAATACATTCGTCGAAAGAAGTTTATGAGGCTTTAAATACTTACAGTACCATTAATCTTAAAATAAACGAATAG
- a CDS encoding type II toxin-antitoxin system RelE/ParE family toxin has translation MAKYYLTNKAVDDLATIWDYTYDEWSENQADKYYLLLLNSCQDIADNPSLGKKYDNVTEKLLGFKSNQHIIFYQIISNKEVEIIRILHGRMDLKSKF, from the coding sequence ATGGCTAAATATTATCTAACTAATAAAGCGGTTGACGATTTAGCTACTATTTGGGATTATACTTATGATGAATGGTCAGAAAATCAGGCGGATAAATATTATCTTTTACTTTTAAATTCATGTCAGGATATAGCCGACAATCCTAGTCTCGGCAAAAAATACGATAACGTAACAGAAAAATTGTTGGGTTTTAAATCGAATCAGCACATAATTTTTTATCAGATTATTTCAAATAAAGAAGTTGAAATCATTAGAATTCTTCATGGAAGAATGGATTTGAAAAGTAAGTTTTAA
- a CDS encoding acetate uptake transporter, translating into MEKQLANSAPLGLLGFGMTTILLNIHNMGFFPVSAVIISMGIFYGGIAQVIAGIIAFKRGNVFAATAFTSYGFFWITLVAIWMLPSSDITVAGPTPESFLGWYLALWGIFTAFMWYGTWGGSKVQQFIFLSLTVLFFLLAIEKWTEIESIATFAGAIGIICGSSAFYLAMAELLEEVKGEKVLPY; encoded by the coding sequence TTGGAAAAACAACTAGCAAACTCTGCACCGCTAGGTCTTCTGGGTTTTGGAATGACCACAATTTTATTAAACATTCACAATATGGGATTTTTTCCTGTAAGTGCTGTAATCATATCAATGGGAATTTTTTATGGAGGAATCGCTCAGGTAATTGCCGGAATTATTGCGTTTAAGCGAGGGAATGTTTTTGCTGCTACTGCCTTTACGTCTTATGGATTTTTCTGGATTACTTTAGTTGCTATCTGGATGCTGCCAAGTAGCGACATTACAGTTGCAGGACCTACTCCGGAATCTTTTTTAGGATGGTATCTCGCTCTTTGGGGAATATTTACTGCTTTTATGTGGTATGGAACCTGGGGCGGCAGTAAGGTTCAGCAATTTATTTTTCTTTCCTTAACTGTTTTATTCTTTCTTTTAGCCATAGAAAAATGGACAGAAATTGAATCAATAGCCACTTTTGCAGGAGCAATTGGTATTATTTGCGGAAGTAGTGCTTTTTATTTGGCTATGGCCGAATTATTAGAAGAAGTAAAAGGTGAAAAAGTGCTGCCTTATTGA
- a CDS encoding response regulator transcription factor: protein MKRLLLAEDDFDFAGILKKYLELHQFEVIWAQNGEIALDYFKNQAFDICIFDVMMPKLDGFSLAEKIITINPEIPFIFLTARKLKEDKIIGLKLGADDYIIKPFEVDELILRLNNILKRIEQKRSLNGDNIIEIGSYVFDNERLTLNNKNHVQQLTEMEASLIEYLYLNHNQLLKRDQILMSVWKKDDYFSGRSMDVFISRLRKYFNSDPKIKIESTRNIGLEFKIEKP from the coding sequence TTGAAAAGATTACTTTTAGCCGAAGACGATTTTGATTTTGCCGGAATTCTAAAAAAATATTTAGAATTGCATCAATTTGAAGTGATCTGGGCACAAAATGGAGAAATAGCTTTAGACTATTTTAAAAACCAGGCTTTTGATATTTGCATTTTTGATGTCATGATGCCAAAATTGGACGGGTTTTCACTGGCCGAAAAAATAATTACAATTAACCCCGAAATTCCATTTATTTTTTTAACTGCTAGAAAGTTAAAAGAAGACAAAATCATTGGATTAAAACTAGGTGCTGACGATTACATCATAAAACCTTTTGAAGTCGACGAACTCATTTTGCGTTTGAATAACATTCTAAAGAGAATCGAACAAAAACGAAGTCTGAACGGAGATAATATCATTGAAATTGGTTCTTATGTTTTTGATAATGAAAGATTAACCCTCAATAATAAAAATCACGTGCAGCAGCTCACAGAAATGGAAGCTTCTCTTATTGAATATTTATACCTGAACCATAACCAGTTATTAAAAAGAGACCAAATTTTAATGTCTGTCTGGAAAAAAGACGATTATTTTTCAGGACGAAGTATGGATGTTTTTATCAGCAGACTTAGAAAATATTTTAATTCAGATCCAAAAATAAAAATAGAAAGCACTCGAAATATTGGGTTAGAATTTAAAATCGAAAAACCTTGA
- a CDS encoding type II toxin-antitoxin system ParD family antitoxin, translating to MGRNTSISLGNHFENFIENSLSKGRFKNASEVVRAGLRLLEEEESKIIILKKAVQDGIDSGRAENFDAKKHLESLKAKRKNG from the coding sequence ATGGGACGAAATACTTCAATATCACTAGGAAATCATTTTGAAAACTTCATTGAAAATAGTCTTTCTAAGGGAAGATTTAAAAACGCGAGTGAAGTAGTTAGAGCCGGATTACGCCTTTTAGAAGAGGAAGAAAGTAAAATAATTATTTTGAAGAAGGCAGTTCAGGATGGAATTGACAGCGGACGCGCCGAAAACTTCGATGCCAAAAAACATCTTGAAAGTTTAAAAGCAAAGAGAAAAAATGGCTAA
- a CDS encoding NAD(P)H-dependent oxidoreductase, producing the protein MKKILIINGHPNPSSFNFGIAESYLKGVIASGAEVEIITIASLNFNPNLQFGYQKRTELEPDLLESWEKIRKADHLVWIHPVWWGGLPAITKGFIDRLFLPGMAYQYRENSVWWDKLLTGKTAHIITTLDQPGWYYRLFYGRPSVNQLKKSTLEFCGIKPVKVTYIGIIKTATDFQREKWLQKVYDLGLKNK; encoded by the coding sequence ATGAAAAAAATACTGATCATAAACGGACATCCAAATCCGTCAAGTTTTAATTTCGGCATAGCCGAATCTTATCTAAAAGGGGTAATCGCTTCCGGTGCGGAAGTCGAGATTATAACAATTGCTTCATTAAATTTTAATCCAAACCTGCAATTTGGTTATCAAAAACGAACAGAATTAGAACCGGATTTGCTGGAATCGTGGGAAAAAATCAGAAAGGCAGACCACTTGGTTTGGATTCATCCGGTTTGGTGGGGAGGTTTACCGGCAATTACAAAAGGATTTATCGATCGTTTGTTTTTACCCGGAATGGCATATCAATATCGCGAAAACTCAGTTTGGTGGGATAAATTGCTAACAGGAAAAACGGCACACATTATCACCACATTAGATCAGCCAGGCTGGTATTACAGATTGTTTTATGGAAGACCAAGCGTGAATCAATTAAAGAAATCTACTTTAGAATTCTGCGGCATAAAACCTGTAAAAGTAACTTACATCGGAATCATAAAAACAGCAACAGATTTTCAAAGAGAAAAATGGCTGCAAAAAGTATATGATTTAGGATTGAAGAATAAATAA
- a CDS encoding LysM peptidoglycan-binding domain-containing protein, translated as MSVKDKYKELTDLATNLGIANLQVREQDNVLYVDGTAKSAEDKEKIWSAYGKIDPDFRSADAVINIVVAEGTTTEYTVKGGDSLSKIGKAHGVSWEAIFEANRDIIKNPDLIQPGWKLKIPTA; from the coding sequence ATGAGTGTAAAAGATAAATACAAAGAGTTAACAGATTTGGCTACAAATTTAGGAATAGCAAATTTGCAGGTAAGAGAACAAGACAATGTATTGTATGTTGACGGTACAGCAAAATCAGCAGAAGACAAAGAAAAAATTTGGAGTGCTTACGGAAAAATAGATCCTGATTTCAGATCAGCTGATGCAGTTATTAATATTGTTGTTGCCGAAGGAACAACTACTGAATATACAGTAAAAGGTGGAGATTCATTATCTAAAATTGGAAAAGCGCACGGGGTTTCCTGGGAAGCAATTTTTGAAGCCAACAGAGATATAATTAAAAATCCTGACCTAATTCAGCCAGGTTGGAAACTAAAAATACCAACAGCGTAA
- the dnaX gene encoding DNA polymerase III subunit gamma/tau → MEQFVVSARKYRPQTFKDVVGQKAITNTLLNAIDSNHLASALLFTGPRGVGKTTCARILARKINQPGYDDPNEDFAFNVFELDAASNNSVDDIRSLIDQVRIPPQTGQYKVYIIDEVHMLSSAAFNAFLKTLEEPPKHAIFILATTEKHKIIPTILSRCQIFDFKRITVKDAKEHLAEVAKSQGINFEDDALHIIAQKADGAMRDALSIFDRVVSYCGTNLTRQAVTENLNVLDYETYISITDLLLENKIPDLLLAYNDILAKGFDGHHFIAGLASHFRDLLVSKTPATIALLEVGEQAQQMYGVQAQKCSQEFLLKGIDIANDCDLKYKLSQNQRLLVELCLMQLASISFDGEKKKLSNS, encoded by the coding sequence ATGGAACAATTTGTAGTATCGGCTCGTAAGTATCGCCCACAGACGTTTAAGGATGTTGTGGGACAAAAAGCTATTACCAACACTTTGTTGAATGCCATAGACAGCAATCACCTTGCTTCTGCCCTTTTATTTACAGGACCACGTGGAGTTGGTAAAACTACTTGCGCACGTATTTTGGCTCGAAAAATAAATCAGCCCGGATATGATGATCCTAACGAAGATTTCGCTTTTAACGTTTTTGAGTTAGATGCGGCTTCCAACAACTCTGTTGATGATATTCGTAGCCTGATCGATCAGGTTCGAATCCCGCCACAAACCGGACAATATAAAGTTTATATTATTGACGAGGTTCATATGTTGTCTTCGGCAGCTTTTAATGCTTTCCTTAAAACATTAGAAGAGCCGCCAAAACATGCTATTTTTATATTAGCAACAACAGAGAAACACAAAATTATTCCAACCATTTTATCTCGTTGTCAGATATTTGATTTCAAGAGAATTACGGTAAAAGATGCTAAAGAACATTTGGCTGAAGTTGCGAAAAGTCAGGGAATCAATTTTGAAGACGATGCTTTGCACATTATTGCTCAAAAAGCGGATGGCGCAATGCGTGACGCTTTATCTATTTTTGACCGTGTAGTTTCGTACTGCGGAACGAACTTAACACGTCAGGCTGTAACCGAAAACCTTAACGTTTTAGATTACGAAACTTACATTAGCATTACCGATTTACTTTTAGAAAATAAAATTCCGGATCTTTTACTGGCTTACAATGATATTCTTGCAAAAGGTTTTGACGGACATCATTTTATTGCCGGTCTGGCTTCGCATTTCAGGGATTTACTGGTAAGTAAAACTCCTGCTACAATCGCTTTGCTGGAAGTAGGTGAACAAGCACAACAAATGTATGGTGTGCAAGCTCAAAAATGTTCGCAGGAATTTTTATTAAAAGGAATTGATATTGCAAATGACTGCGATTTAAAATATAAATTGAGTCAGAACCAACGCCTTTTGGTTGAATTATGTTTAATGCAATTGGCCTCTATCAGCTTTGATGGAGAAAAAAAAAAGTTGAGCAATTCATAA
- a CDS encoding ketopantoate reductase family protein — protein MTRIGILGLGGVGGYFGGLLAKAYYKSDEIEVIFIARGETQKSIAESGLKIITDDSETVVYPKLVSNNPAEIGVLDYLICATKTYDIEESLLSLQQCISKETVILPLYNGVDAPERIQKIFPENDILQGCVYIISMIFSPGTIRKIGFYEKLFFGSKTASVSKLNELQNIFQKAKIESYLVENIEETVWEKFIFISALASVTSYLNLNIGQILSNPDAKAVYVELLKEIELVAKAKGLQLPDDIVNQTIIKLEKSPKEATSSMHRDYLAGNKIEATSLTKFVVEEGLKYGVKTPLYEKISTVLLS, from the coding sequence ATGACAAGAATCGGAATTTTAGGACTCGGTGGAGTAGGTGGTTATTTTGGCGGACTTTTAGCGAAAGCATATTACAAATCTGATGAAATCGAAGTGATTTTTATCGCTCGTGGTGAAACCCAAAAATCAATTGCTGAAAGTGGATTGAAGATCATTACTGATGATTCAGAAACTGTGGTTTATCCAAAATTGGTTTCGAATAATCCGGCTGAAATTGGCGTTTTAGATTATCTAATTTGTGCTACTAAAACCTATGATATCGAGGAAAGTTTGCTTTCATTACAGCAATGTATTTCTAAGGAAACTGTAATTCTTCCGCTGTATAATGGAGTTGATGCACCCGAACGTATTCAGAAGATATTTCCTGAAAATGATATTTTACAGGGTTGTGTTTATATTATTTCGATGATTTTTTCGCCTGGAACAATCAGGAAAATTGGCTTTTATGAAAAGTTGTTTTTTGGATCTAAAACGGCTTCGGTTTCAAAATTGAATGAATTACAAAACATCTTTCAAAAAGCTAAAATCGAAAGCTATCTGGTAGAGAATATTGAAGAAACGGTTTGGGAGAAATTCATATTTATTTCGGCTCTGGCTTCTGTCACTTCTTATTTGAACTTGAATATTGGACAGATTTTAAGCAATCCTGATGCTAAAGCTGTTTATGTCGAATTGCTTAAAGAAATTGAATTGGTAGCCAAAGCCAAAGGTTTACAACTACCAGATGATATTGTAAACCAGACTATTATAAAACTAGAAAAATCGCCTAAAGAAGCGACTTCATCTATGCACAGGGATTACTTGGCAGGTAATAAAATAGAAGCAACTTCGCTGACAAAATTTGTGGTCGAAGAAGGTTTGAAATATGGCGTAAAAACTCCGCTGTACGAAAAAATAAGTACCGTTTTATTGTCTTAA
- a CDS encoding Crp/Fnr family transcriptional regulator has translation MKSVFQSIQVLPQNELEMLDDLITFRKLKKGELLLQENQVSNEIVFINKGILRSYFFNHQGDEITNCFAFENEFMASFSSFITQNVAEENIQAIADTELQVISRESLEKLYALGIHWQEIGRKLTEMEYVTLQKRMISFQKLSGTQRYEELYKNHKKYLQLIPLQYLASYLGVTPRHLSRIRKAIL, from the coding sequence ATGAAATCAGTTTTTCAATCTATTCAGGTTTTACCTCAAAATGAATTAGAGATGCTCGATGATTTAATTACTTTTCGAAAACTCAAAAAAGGAGAACTTTTATTGCAAGAAAATCAGGTTAGTAATGAAATTGTTTTTATCAATAAAGGGATTTTACGTTCGTATTTTTTCAATCATCAGGGCGATGAAATCACGAATTGTTTTGCTTTCGAAAACGAATTTATGGCTTCATTCTCTAGTTTTATAACGCAAAATGTAGCTGAAGAAAATATTCAGGCAATAGCCGATACAGAGTTGCAAGTCATAAGCCGTGAAAGTTTAGAAAAGCTTTATGCCTTAGGCATTCATTGGCAGGAAATAGGACGTAAGTTAACTGAAATGGAATATGTAACACTTCAAAAACGAATGATTTCTTTTCAGAAATTATCCGGAACCCAACGTTATGAAGAACTTTATAAGAACCATAAAAAATACCTGCAGCTCATTCCATTGCAATATTTAGCGTCCTATTTAGGCGTTACACCAAGACATTTAAGCCGTATTCGAAAAGCGATTTTATAG
- a CDS encoding BON domain-containing protein codes for MKIKSILLGMGLAVSLVACGPKDADIQKDIDAQISALPGVEVSVEKGVATISGTCNDETIKQSAESIVKGVKGVKTVVNNCEIPAPEPVATTAPVEINADGVLTTSVNDVVKTYSGVTATVKDGVVTLTGDIKKDQLPNLIKSVQELKPKKVENKLTIK; via the coding sequence ATGAAAATTAAATCTATTTTATTAGGAATGGGTCTTGCTGTTTCTTTAGTGGCTTGTGGTCCAAAAGATGCAGATATTCAAAAAGACATTGATGCACAAATTAGCGCTCTTCCGGGGGTTGAAGTTTCTGTAGAAAAAGGTGTTGCTACTATTTCAGGTACTTGTAACGATGAAACAATAAAACAAAGCGCTGAAAGTATTGTAAAAGGAGTAAAAGGGGTTAAAACAGTAGTAAACAATTGCGAAATTCCAGCTCCGGAACCTGTAGCTACAACTGCTCCGGTAGAAATTAATGCTGATGGTGTATTGACTACTTCGGTAAATGATGTGGTAAAAACTTATAGTGGTGTAACTGCTACTGTAAAAGATGGTGTTGTAACTCTTACAGGAGATATCAAAAAAGATCAATTACCAAATTTGATCAAAAGCGTACAGGAACTAAAACCTAAAAAGGTAGAGAATAAGTTAACTATTAAATAA
- a CDS encoding nuclear transport factor 2 family protein → MKKLLLFTIAFYTFNLQAQTAQDTLDIKRVALAYIEAQHTPNPKLMESALHPRLVKRSVFRSKAAQKDYISEYFTENMVILAETYNAKGDKFPKNPRKEIKLLDISARTASVKLLADAWIDYMHIVKTNGEWKIINVLWQYNDVTQHE, encoded by the coding sequence ATGAAAAAGTTATTACTATTCACAATTGCATTTTACACTTTTAATCTTCAAGCCCAAACAGCGCAAGATACACTTGATATCAAGCGTGTTGCTTTGGCTTATATTGAAGCACAACATACTCCAAACCCAAAATTGATGGAAAGTGCTTTGCATCCTCGCTTGGTAAAAAGATCAGTTTTTAGAAGCAAGGCTGCCCAAAAAGATTATATATCAGAATACTTTACAGAAAATATGGTGATTCTGGCAGAAACTTATAATGCAAAAGGTGATAAGTTCCCGAAAAATCCAAGAAAGGAAATTAAGCTTTTGGATATTTCGGCGAGAACAGCATCTGTAAAACTATTAGCCGATGCCTGGATAGATTATATGCATATTGTAAAAACCAATGGAGAATGGAAAATTATAAATGTGCTCTGGCAATATAATGATGTAACGCAACATGAGTAA
- a CDS encoding SDR family oxidoreductase, whose product METQLNFNNELSGKIALVTGGTKGTGKAIAERLLNAGARVIITARNKPEMENKELHFISADLSTSNGSAKVIDEIKAKFGQLDILINNLGSSETPGGGFGALMDEDWEQTFQANLFAPVRLDRGFLPGMIQQKSGVIIHIASIQGKLPLYDSTLPYAAAKAGLINYSKSLSNEVAPKGVRVLTVSPGWIMTTSAKRMMERIAQSSNGTIEEATESVMNALGGIPFGRPAQPEEVAELVGFLVSPRANYLTGTEFVIDGGTIPTI is encoded by the coding sequence ATGGAAACACAATTAAATTTTAATAATGAGTTATCAGGCAAAATTGCTTTGGTAACCGGCGGTACAAAAGGAACGGGAAAAGCAATTGCAGAACGATTGCTGAATGCTGGAGCAAGGGTTATTATTACGGCAAGAAACAAACCTGAGATGGAGAATAAAGAGCTGCATTTTATTTCGGCAGATTTGAGTACTTCAAACGGTTCGGCAAAAGTAATTGACGAAATAAAAGCAAAGTTTGGCCAACTGGATATTCTGATTAATAATCTTGGAAGTTCAGAAACTCCCGGTGGTGGTTTTGGAGCTTTGATGGATGAAGATTGGGAACAAACTTTTCAGGCGAATTTATTTGCTCCGGTACGATTAGACAGAGGTTTTTTGCCCGGAATGATTCAGCAAAAGTCTGGTGTAATTATTCATATTGCTTCGATTCAGGGAAAATTGCCTTTGTACGATTCGACTTTGCCTTATGCGGCCGCAAAAGCGGGATTGATTAATTACAGTAAAAGTTTATCGAATGAAGTCGCACCAAAAGGTGTTCGCGTACTTACGGTTTCTCCGGGCTGGATCATGACAACATCGGCAAAAAGAATGATGGAAAGAATTGCCCAAAGTTCGAATGGTACAATCGAAGAAGCGACTGAAAGTGTGATGAATGCCTTGGGCGGAATTCCTTTTGGCCGTCCTGCACAACCTGAAGAAGTAGCAGAGCTGGTTGGTTTTCTGGTTTCGCCAAGAGCAAATTATCTAACCGGAACCGAGTTTGTAATTGATGGCGGAACGATTCCTACGATTTAG